Proteins from a genomic interval of Vanessa atalanta chromosome 28, ilVanAtal1.2, whole genome shotgun sequence:
- the LOC125074821 gene encoding gastrula zinc finger protein XlCGF57.1-like isoform X6 encodes MASKTTEWRPGPTVCRCCLTEGCYKDISTEYFWMGKREVYAEMLSETFDLSIAYSQSGGPNSHSRLICEPCISRLRDAADFKRQVQECERTFMQYLDPGSSLAELEVGVDLDKEVKVERVKEEKEQSDDDEFDDRPDFGDDDDYDDLDDQPLTKLASKVPKKESVDVLDLIDNAKVTVKRKSSSKTKVTPAKKAKTKKDIATSSKEKPEPRKKKDKNDAYFMARRNAEFIVKFTTAYPFRLPEDSMVCVYCCESYDDPSMYRKHMDEEHQTFNLRMAFVHCTEGYIKADCTELRCRLCTEPFDNLEDVAQHLYHKHEQPLDLTFELGMQPFKLEKDKLACAICNSKSLCLRQLSRHTQSHFLKYTCEACGKSYSTITTLKHHITYTHTGQERICRKCKKTFTSLTEKREHLNESKKCWSHLCNICGERFLTWNIKQSHMTDVHGAPKKTYICPECGEVFPDRKKYRVHFKILHTDDNFICTCCGLKFDTKRNLENHRVIHTKEKLFPCPVCSKSFPRKKNLVQHMWIHSELKRFSCTLCNKQFNQRVSWKTHMKSYHPDLVDFQGMQNNNAKMVLTVLKNDE; translated from the exons ATGGCATCAAAAACTACGGAATGGCGACCGGGGCCTACTGTGTGCCGATGTTGTCTTACTGAAGGATGCTACAAAGACATTTCAACCGAATATTTTTGGATGGGCAAGAGAGAAGTGTATGCTGAGATGTTGTCTGAAACATTTGATTTAAgt ATCGCGTATTCGCAATCTGGTGGGCCGAACAGCCACAGTCGACTCATATGCGAGCCGTGTATATCGAGGCTACGGGATGCGGCGGATTTCAAGAGGCAGGTCCAGGAGTGCGAGCGTACATTCATGCAGTATCTAGACCCGGGTAGCTCACTGGCGGAGTTGGAAG TGGGAGTAGACCTCGACAAGGAGGTGAAAGTGGAGCGAGTAAAGGAGGAGAAGGAACAGAGCGATGATGATGAATTTGACGACCGGCCCGATTTTGGTGATGACGACGATTATGATGACC TTGACGACCAGCCATTAACGAAATTGGCGAGCAAAGTACCGAAGAAGGAATCGGTCGATGTCCTGGACTTGATCGATAACGCTAAAGTGACCGTTAAGAGGAAATCGTCGTCTAAGACGAAAGTAACGCCCGCGAAGAAGGCTAAGACGAAAAAGGATATCGCGACGTCGAGTAAAGAGAAGCCCGAGCCGAGGAAGAAGAAAG ACAAAAATGATGCGTATTTCATGGCGAGGCGCAACGCGGAGTTTATCGTGAAATTTACAACAGCGTACCCGTTCAGGCTTCCCGAAGATTCCATGGTTTGTGTGTACTGTTGCGAGAGCTATGACGATCCCTCGATGTACAGGAAGCATATGGACGAAGAACACCAGACATTCAATCTTCGAATGGCTTTCGTTCACTGTACCGAGGGTTACATTAAAGCTGATTGTACGGAATTACGTTGTCGCCTCTGCACTGAACCGTTCGATAATCTAGAAGACGTTGCTCAACATTTGTACCATAAACACGAACAGCCCCTAGATTTAACATTCGAATTAGGTATGCAACCATTTAAATTGGAAAAGGATAAACTAGCATGCGCTATTTGCAATTCGAAGTCTTTGTGCCTAAGACAATTGTCAAGACATACCCAGTCGCATTTCTTGAAGTATACATGTGAGGCGTGTGGGAAATCATATTCGACTATAACCACTCTCAAGCATCACataacatacacacatacaggtCAGGAAAGAATATGTAGGAAATGCAAGAAAACTTTTACGTCTTTGACGGAAAAACGGGAACATTTAAACGAATCGAAGAAATGTTGGTCACATTTGTGCAATATTTGCGGGGAGAGATTCTTGACGTGGAACATCAAACAGAGTCATATGACGGATGTCCACGGAGCCCCAAAGAAGACCTACATATGTCCGGAGTGCGGTGAAGTATTTCCGGATCGTAAGAAATATcgtgtacattttaaaattctacACACGGACGATAATTTCATTTGTACTTGTTGTGGTCTGAAGTTTGACACTAAACGAAATTTAGAGAATCATAGAGTGATACATACGAAGGAGAAACTGTTTCCTTGTCCTGTCTGCTCGAAGTCATTTCCGAGGAAGAAGAATTTAGTTCAGCACATGTGGATACACAGTGAACTGAAGCGTTTTAGTTGTACGCTGTGCAATAAACAATTTAACCAAAGGGTTAGTTGGAAAACTCATATGAAATCATATCACCCAGATCTAGTTGACTTCCAAGGCATGCAAAACAATAATGCGAAAATGGTACTAACTGTTTTAAAGAATGACGAATAA
- the LOC125074828 gene encoding gastrula zinc finger protein XlCGF26.1-like yields MNIIKGKGPIFDPGVCRCCGAVKKCRLLNIEYVGLGRKEVYADMFVDCFGLVLSHLDGEPDDRLICATCVTRLREASCFRQQVLECEEKLLRSKIVVHEDNKSNEVMTDDRNLAQDDFKQTNEQIDVSDHNDNDTEPLQTSSFEKTESPSESELECTEKRKLKRTLRSNYKDTLIKRNRTNTRRITAQNKLDSTTLPDKEPIMKESLRKDKSILNIITIIENSYAYPFNTFFNNFYCSYCRQKFLDCRKLREHSLTHDPATYMEILVNNTRLENKICQIDFYRIDCRLCNESIDNIDTLKYHIKNVHGKTWYPVKEDFLKFRLTPTNLKCTECDRTFGFFHTLKKHMAEHFGDCICDVCGVHYFEERMLRAHMKSHQRSNANYSCKQCGKSFKSKYNMCIHIARLHTKEARYLCTKCDETFFSDTLRQKHMIEVHGEESIFKCDHCDKVYVSKKTLRDHNRRIHLKLLKHQCNLCEKRFYLPCRLKEHMSSHTGERNFRCEHCGKSYPRLRALKVHMQSHTSEKKYKCTMCSASYSQNVCLKNHIKRQHQHLESEESFQE; encoded by the exons atgaatattattaaaggcAAAGGGCCTATTTTCGATCCAGGTGTTTGCAGATGTTGCGGAGCTGTTAAGAAATGTCgacttttaaatattgaatatgtaGGGTTGGGCCGAAAGGAGGTTTACGCAGATATGTTTGTGGATTGTTTTGGCTTAGTG CTGTCACACTTGGACGGTGAACCGGATGACCGACTTATCTGTGCTACGTGTGTAACACGCTTAAGAGAAGCGAGCTGTTTCCGGCAGCAAGTGCTGGAGTGTGAAGAGAAGCTCTTGAGATCGAAGATCGTCGTACATGAAG ATAACAAAAGTAATGAAGTAATGACGGACGATCGAAACCTTGCACAAGATGACTTTAAGCAAACGAACGAACAGATTGACGTATCAGACCACAATGACAATG ACACAGAACCCTTACAGACGTCCTCATTTGAGAAAACCGAATCGCCTTCAGAAAGTGAATTAGAATGTACAGAGAAGCGAAAACTGAAGAGAACTTTAAGAAGCAATTATAAAGATACCTTAATTAAAAGGAATCGAACGAACACAAGACGTATCACAGCACAGAATAAACTCG ATAGTACAACCCTTCCTGATAAGGAACCGATTATGAAAGAAAGTCTTCGAAAGGACAaatcaatactaaatataataacgatAATTGAAAATTCCTATGCATACCCCTTTAACACATTCTTCAACAACTTCTATTGTTCCTACTGTAGGCAAAAGTTCTTGGACTGTAGGAAACTTCGAGAACATTCCTTAACGCACGATCCCGCTACGTACATGGAAATTCTCGTCAATAACACACGTCTCGAAAACAAAATATGCCAAATCGATTTTTACAGAATCGATTGTCGACTCTGTAACGAGAGCATTGATAATATCGATACAttgaaatatcatattaaaaatgttcacGGCAAAACTTGGTACCCCGTCaaagaagattttttaaaatttcgacTCACACCAACTAATTTGAAATGCACAGAGTGTGACAGGACGTTCGGGTTTTTTCACACTTTGAAGAAACACATGGCGGAACATTTCGGCGATTGTATATGTGATGTGTGTGGGGTTCATTACTTCGAGGAACGCATGCTTAGAGCACACATGAAAAGCCACCAGCGATCCAACGCGAACTATTCTTGCAAGCAATGCGGAAAATCTTTTAAATCCAAGTACAATATGTGTATTCACATCGCTCGCTTACACACGAAGGAGGCTCGATATTTATGCACTAAATGCGATGAAACTTTTTTCTCCGATACTCTTCGACAAAAACACATGATAGAAGTTCACGGCGAGGAGTCCATTTTTAAATGTGATCACTGCGATAAAGTTTATGTCAGCAAGAAGACGCTGCGAGATCATAATAgaagaatacatttaaaattactgaaACATCAGTGCAATTTGTgtgaaaagaggttttatttgcCATGTAGATTAAAGGAACACATGTCAAGTCATACGGGGGAGAGGAATTTTAGATGTGAACACTGTGGGAAAAGTTATCCGAGGTTAAGGGCTTTGAAGGTGCACATGCAGTCGCAtaccagtgaaaaaaaatataaatgcaccATGTGTAGCGCGTCCTATAGTCAAAATGTTTGTCTGAAGAATCATATAAAAAGACAACATCAGCATTTAGAGTCAGAAGAGAGTTttcaagaataa
- the LOC125074821 gene encoding zinc finger protein 569-like isoform X9 — MASKTTEWRPGPTVCRCCLTEGCYKDISTEYFWMGKREVYAEMLSETFDLSIAYSQSGGPNSHSRLICEPCISRLRDAADFKRQVQECERTFMQYLDPGSSLAELEVGVDLDKEVKVERVKEEKEQSDDDEFDDRPDFGDDDDYDDLDDQPLTKLASKVPKKESVDVLDLIDNAKVTVKRKSSSKTKVTPAKKAKTKKDIATSSKEKPEPRKKKEVDWLVTARLNAKLVLRYSTAYPFRIPSNSMVCVYCCEQYDDPKQYRLHVKQEHDDFNVDTAFAHSSNNYSEYLKVDCLDLACRICMEPCDTISSMAQHLVEDHGKDINLKIEVGMQMFKLGPEKWVCALCSLKLPSLRELSRHTSCHYHKYTCDACGKSYINKENLTRHMQFSHSEYKICLKCKKSFASCEERRVHVLSSERCWPQSCNICGKRFISRKLRTEHLAEVHGQKPKNYKCPDCGKVFDKWHPYRAHFILSHTDDNFSCSFCGLKFDTKRALLEHKVIHTKEKSFSCNICSKSFARKKNLIQHSWIHSEFKRFQCNICSKQFNQRVSWKTHMKSYHPELVNL; from the exons ATGGCATCAAAAACTACGGAATGGCGACCGGGGCCTACTGTGTGCCGATGTTGTCTTACTGAAGGATGCTACAAAGACATTTCAACCGAATATTTTTGGATGGGCAAGAGAGAAGTGTATGCTGAGATGTTGTCTGAAACATTTGATTTAAgt ATCGCGTATTCGCAATCTGGTGGGCCGAACAGCCACAGTCGACTCATATGCGAGCCGTGTATATCGAGGCTACGGGATGCGGCGGATTTCAAGAGGCAGGTCCAGGAGTGCGAGCGTACATTCATGCAGTATCTAGACCCGGGTAGCTCACTGGCGGAGTTGGAAG TGGGAGTAGACCTCGACAAGGAGGTGAAAGTGGAGCGAGTAAAGGAGGAGAAGGAACAGAGCGATGATGATGAATTTGACGACCGGCCCGATTTTGGTGATGACGACGATTATGATGACC TTGACGACCAGCCATTAACGAAATTGGCGAGCAAAGTACCGAAGAAGGAATCGGTCGATGTCCTGGACTTGATCGATAACGCTAAAGTGACCGTTAAGAGGAAATCGTCGTCTAAGACGAAAGTAACGCCCGCGAAGAAGGCTAAGACGAAAAAGGATATCGCGACGTCGAGTAAAGAGAAGCCCGAGCCGAGGAAGAAGAAAG AGGTGGATTGGTTAGTCACCGCGCGTCTCAACGCTAAACTAGTTTTGAGATACTCAACCGCGTATCCGTTTAGGATACCCAGTAATTCCATGGTTTGCGTCTACTGCTGCGAACAATACGATGATCCGAAGCAGTACAGGCTGCACGTGAAACAGGAACACGATGATTTCAACGTGGACACAGCATTCGCTCATTCGTCGAACAATTACTCTGAATACCTTAAAGTCGACTGTTTAGATCTAGCTTGTCGGATTTGCATGGAGCCCTGTGATACTATATCGTCCATGGCCCAGCACCTAGTCGAAGATCACGgtaaagatattaatttaaagatcgAAGTAGGAATGCAAATGTTCAAATTGGGACCGGAGAAATGGGTGTGTGCCTTGTGTAGTTTGAAACTGCCGAGCCTTCGCGAGCTCAGTCGACACACGAGCTGCCACTACCACAAGTACACGTGCGATGCGTGCGGTAAATCGTACATAAATAAGGAGAACTTGACACGGCACATGCAGTTCAGCCACAGCGAGTACAAGATCTGTCTGAAGTGTAAGAAGTCGTTCGCGAGCTGCGAGGAGAGGCGCGTGCACGTTCTATCGTCCGAACGCTGCTGGCCTCAGAGTTGTAATATTTGCGGGAAGAGATTCATATCGAGGAAATTGAGAACGGAACATCTGGCCGAAGTTCACGGTCAGAAACCGAAGAATTACAAGTGTCCGGATTGTGGGAAAGTCTTCGATAAATGGCATCCGTACCGAGCCCACTTCATACTGTCTCACACGGATGATAATTTCTCGTGTTCGTTTTGCGGCTTGAAATTCGACACGAAACGTGCTCTGTTGGAACATAAAGTGATCCATACGAAGGAGAAGTctttttcttgtaatatttgTTCAAAATCGTTTGCGCGCAAGAAGAACCTGATACAGCACAGCTGGATCCACAGCGAATTTAAGCGGTTCCAGTGTAACATATGCAGTAAACAGTTCAACCAGCGTGTCAGCTGGAAAACCCATATGAAATCCTATCACCCGGAATTGGTGAACTTGTGA
- the LOC125074821 gene encoding zinc finger and BTB domain-containing protein 41-like isoform X10 has translation MASKTTEWRPGPTVCRCCLTEGCYKDISTEYFWMGKREVYAEMLSETFDLSIAYSQSGGPNSHSRLICEPCISRLRDAADFKRQVQECERTFMQYLDPGSSLAELEVGVDLDKEVKVERVKEEKEQSDDDEFDDRPDFGDDDDYDDLDDQPLTKLASKVPKKESVDVLDLIDNAKVTVKRKSSSKTKVTPAKKAKTKKDIATSSKEKPEPRKKKDVIRPLSLARRNAEVMVKYSTAYPFRLPETSLMCVYCCESYADSSNFRKHMEEEHETFKVETAFAHCAYEGYLKVDCTDLRCRICKKAFKKLDEIAKHLNDVHDQKINLEFHLGIQPFKFENDKLLCGICDKNFPCLRQLSRHMSSHYQNFTCEECGKSYTTNGSLQQHMRFSHITNERICRRCRQTFSSLEAKREHVESSPKCWSYHCFVCALRFMKWSAKEEHLISVHGQAKKTHCCPECGKVFTSRNSYRVHFATTHAGISFVCSWCGRKFSTKRHLEQHTVIHTGLKLFECLVCSKSFPRKANLNQHMWIHSEFKRFECSMCNKQFNQRVSYKSHMKTHHPESQIF, from the exons ATGGCATCAAAAACTACGGAATGGCGACCGGGGCCTACTGTGTGCCGATGTTGTCTTACTGAAGGATGCTACAAAGACATTTCAACCGAATATTTTTGGATGGGCAAGAGAGAAGTGTATGCTGAGATGTTGTCTGAAACATTTGATTTAAgt ATCGCGTATTCGCAATCTGGTGGGCCGAACAGCCACAGTCGACTCATATGCGAGCCGTGTATATCGAGGCTACGGGATGCGGCGGATTTCAAGAGGCAGGTCCAGGAGTGCGAGCGTACATTCATGCAGTATCTAGACCCGGGTAGCTCACTGGCGGAGTTGGAAG TGGGAGTAGACCTCGACAAGGAGGTGAAAGTGGAGCGAGTAAAGGAGGAGAAGGAACAGAGCGATGATGATGAATTTGACGACCGGCCCGATTTTGGTGATGACGACGATTATGATGACC TTGACGACCAGCCATTAACGAAATTGGCGAGCAAAGTACCGAAGAAGGAATCGGTCGATGTCCTGGACTTGATCGATAACGCTAAAGTGACCGTTAAGAGGAAATCGTCGTCTAAGACGAAAGTAACGCCCGCGAAGAAGGCTAAGACGAAAAAGGATATCGCGACGTCGAGTAAAGAGAAGCCCGAGCCGAGGAAGAAGAAAG ACGTGATTCGTCCGTTATCCCTCGCGAGACGCAATGCCGAGGTCATGGTGAAATACTCCACAGCGTACCCGTTCAGATTGCCGGAGACGTCACTGATGTGCGTATATTGTTGCGAGTCGTACGCAGATTCGTCTAATTTTAGAAAGCACATGGAAGAAGAACACGAAACCTTCAAAGTAGAGACCGCGTTCGCGCACTGTGCCTACGAAGGCTATCTGAAAGTGGACTGCACAGACCTACGCTGTAGGATATGCAAGAAGGCGTTTAAGAAACTGGACGAAATAGCCAAACATTTAAACGACGTACATGACCAGAAAATCAATTTGGAATTCCATTTGGGTATACAGCCTTTTAAGTTTGAAAACGATAAGCTCTTATGTGGGATATGCGATAAAAATTTTCCATGTCTCCGGCAACTAAGTCGGCATATGTCGTCTCATTATCAGAATTTCACTTGTGAGGAGTGCGGGAAGTCCTACACGACGAACGGTTCGCTACAACAACACATGAGATTCTCTCATATAACGAATGAACGGATTTGCAGACGATGCAGGCAGACATTCAGCTCGTTGGAAGCGAAACGGGAGCACGTCGAGTCCTCGCCTAAATGCTGGTCGTATCATTGTTTCGTTTGTGCTCTGAGGTTTATGAAGTGGTCGGCAAAGGAAGAGCATTTGATAAGCGTACACGGTCAAGCGAAAAAGACCCATTGCTGTCCAGAATGTGGGAAAGTTTTCACATCGAGAAATTCGTACAGAGTTCATTTCGCAACGACCCACGCTGGGATAAGTTTCGTCTGTTCATGGTGTGGGAGAAAATTTAGCACGAAACGACACTTGGAGCAGCACACAGTCATCCATACAGGATTAAAACTCTTCGAATGTCTGGTTTGTTCCAAATCGTTTCCGAGAAAGGCGAATTTAAATCAACATATGTGGATACACAGTGAATTTAAAAGATTCGAGTGTAGTATGTGCAATAAACAGTTTAATCAGCGTGTTAGTTATAAGTCTCATATGAAAACCCATCATCCCGAATCACAAATCTTCTGA
- the LOC125074821 gene encoding zinc finger protein 26-like isoform X13, translating into MASKTTEWRPGPTVCRCCLTEGCYKDISTEYFWMGKREVYAEMLSETFDLSIAYSQSGGPNSHSRLICEPCISRLRDAADFKRQVQECERTFMQYLDPGSSLAELEVGVDLDKEVKVERVKEEKEQSDDDEFDDRPDFGDDDDYDDLDDQPLTKLASKVPKKESVDVLDLIDNAKVTVKRKSSSKTKVTPAKKAKTKKDIATSSKEKPEPRKKKEEWSDPARGNAGTIIKCTTAYPFRVNDKCIVCVYCQELYDDPDVFRRHMDEEHHTFNIKVAFHNLPKLEFIKADLTDLKCRLCSQQFESLEIIAEHLKQVHNEAIDLNARLGVMPYVLRRDAFNCVVCGKSCPSLFHLNRHTITHFLSYVCHFCGKSYVATTGLLRHVRSKHQEYKVSCRRCGKVFPNMEAKEKHRRTEKSCMAYCCSKCPERFHDWKIRKRHMETEHGQSKRIDRCADCNITFSKGSAYYQHFKLKHSKDCVICKHCGMKFICRSRYKRHLSTHVSYTS; encoded by the exons ATGGCATCAAAAACTACGGAATGGCGACCGGGGCCTACTGTGTGCCGATGTTGTCTTACTGAAGGATGCTACAAAGACATTTCAACCGAATATTTTTGGATGGGCAAGAGAGAAGTGTATGCTGAGATGTTGTCTGAAACATTTGATTTAAgt ATCGCGTATTCGCAATCTGGTGGGCCGAACAGCCACAGTCGACTCATATGCGAGCCGTGTATATCGAGGCTACGGGATGCGGCGGATTTCAAGAGGCAGGTCCAGGAGTGCGAGCGTACATTCATGCAGTATCTAGACCCGGGTAGCTCACTGGCGGAGTTGGAAG TGGGAGTAGACCTCGACAAGGAGGTGAAAGTGGAGCGAGTAAAGGAGGAGAAGGAACAGAGCGATGATGATGAATTTGACGACCGGCCCGATTTTGGTGATGACGACGATTATGATGACC TTGACGACCAGCCATTAACGAAATTGGCGAGCAAAGTACCGAAGAAGGAATCGGTCGATGTCCTGGACTTGATCGATAACGCTAAAGTGACCGTTAAGAGGAAATCGTCGTCTAAGACGAAAGTAACGCCCGCGAAGAAGGCTAAGACGAAAAAGGATATCGCGACGTCGAGTAAAGAGAAGCCCGAGCCGAGGAAGAAGAAAG aggAATGGTCCGATCCTGCGCGGGGTAACGCCGGGACGATCATAAAATGTACGACCGCGTACCCCTTCAGAGTAAACGATAAGTGCATAGTGTGCGTCTACTGCCAGGAACTTTACGATGACCCTGACGTGTTCAGGCGTCACATGGACGAGGAACACCACACCTTCAATATAAAAGTAGCGTTTCACAACTTGCCGAAACTTGAATTCATAAAGGCTGACCTCACGGATTTGAAATGTAGACTCTGTTCCCAACAATTCGAAAGCCTCGAAATTATAGCGGAACATCTCAAGCAAGTGCATAACGAAGCGATCGATTTAAATGCTAGACTAGGTGTGATGCCGTATGTTCTACGCAGAGACGCTTTCAACTGTGTCGTTTGCGGGAAGAGTTGTCCGTCGCTTTTCCACCTGAACAGACACACGATAACACATTTCTTGAGCTACGTGTGCCATTTCTGCGGCAAGAGTTACGTAGCAACGACGGGCCTGTTGAGACACGTTCGTTCGAAACACCAAGAGTACAAAGTATCGTGTAGACGATGCGGTAAAGTCTTTCCAAACATGGAAGCGAAGGAGAAACACAGGAGAACGGAGAAATCTTGTATGGCGTACTGTTGCTCGAAATGCCCGGAGAGATTTCACGATTGGAAGATTAGGAAACGACACATGGAAACTGAACACGGACAGAGCAAGCGTATTGACCGTTGTGCCGACTGCAACATAACGTTCAGCAAGGGCAGTGCATATTACcaacattttaaacttaaacattCGAAGGACTGTGTCATTTGCAAACACTGCGGCATGAAGTTTATCTGTCGGTCACGATATAAAAGACATTTGTCCACCCATGTTAGTTATACGTCGTAA